TGCGCACCCGCCCAAAGTTACTTGACCCTGGCAATTGTCAAGCGTCAAGATGGCGTGAAACTCATCAATCTCCAACACGCCACCCGGCGGGCAGTCCCAGACCATTGGAGGTCCAGATCCTAGAGGAGGTCGATCAATGATTGGATTTTGATCATCAGATGGTAGGTCGCTGTTGTCTGGAATGTCAACTCCAGATGGGTCGTCAGGCAGCGGGCCATCTGTCACTGACGGCCAGGGCGGAAGAGTAATCCATCGCGAAGTTGGCGGTGCACCACCCCCTGGAGGCGTGACGACGACGGGAATAGGGGGGATATCAATACTTGGGTTGGCGTAGAAAGGGGGAAtgccaccggcaccaccgccatttGTTGGATTGGCGACGGTGATATTGACATTGGACATGGGCATCTGATTTGTCGTAATGTTGGGCGCATAGACGGTGATGGTCGTTGTTTCGACGACAAATGATGCACCCTGGCTGCGGCCCACCTCAATGGATGTTGTATAGGGTGGAATCGAGATTACCGTTGGTGCCGGGAGTGAGCTGGGTGGCAAGATAAGACGGCAAGGCGGCGTACAGTAGGCAGTCCTTTCGCGGTACACCTCGGTCCCCAGATAAACGACTTcgacatcgtcctcgtctaAACTGGCATCGGGATACCACTCTTGCAGATCGACTGCCCAATCAGTGGTGCCTAGGAAATTGTACGAGTGGTAAAACTCGGTTCTCTTGTCCTTCATCTCGTCGTCCATCCAGGCCACCCATTCTGTGTTGTCATACACCATGATGTTGGAACCTTCTTTGTTGTAGCGCTTGTTGGCCCTGCCTTGAGCAATGATCTGGTTGATCTCGGCGTTTGAGATGTATCCAGCAGTGTCCGTACACCGACCTTTGGCAGCATGGGAGTTGCGGTTGTCGCCCGTGAACAGGCAGGACTCGCCGTCGCACCCAGCCTGGGCCATCTTGAAGGACCGTCCGTAACTGGAGACACCAACCAGGACCTTGTTGGAAGGGGCACCCGCCTTGGTAATCATGGAGAGCGCGTCCCTGGTCTCAGTCTCATTGACATGTGACCGCAAGCAATTGCCCGTCGGGCAGCCAGGCGAAGTCCACTTATTACCAGCATCCCACTGGCCGTGAAGATCATAGGTCATAAAGACAATATAGTCGAGAGCTTGGGCCATTTGCTTGACAGGAAAGGCGCGGAGGTACCAGAACGACGCTGGTGCGGCGAACGAGACTGTCTTGGAATCGCCGACCTCGGCCTTGATGCTGGCCAAGAGTCTGTAGTAGTTGAGACCATTTACCGGATCATCAGCTGGAATGTCCGGGATGTCAGGGGCACCTGGATATTCCCAGTCAAGGTCGATGCCGTCAAGGTTGTGCTCgttgatgaaggagatgatgttgCGCTTGAACAGGTCGCggttggctggttgggcGGCCTCTCGGAGAATCATGAAGGTCCCTGGCAGAGCACTGAAGTCCCAGCCACCTAGAGATACAACCTTCTTGACGCCCTGAAGCTTCTTGAAACGTTCAAACTGCTTCTTAACTAACGGGTCCGTGATCTCGATCCGGAAATCGCCTCGCGTGACATTGGGAAAGGCAAAGTGAACGTGGGTGTAAGTGCTTGTGTCGATTTGGGTAGCATCCATGTGCAAGCACTTGCGGCCGAAGTTCCAGCCCTCAAAATAGCCAAGCTTGATATGCTTTGCCGGCGCGGGGCCCTTGATGATGTCTCTGCCGCAGTTGCTGATGCATCCGTGCTGGCCAGGAGCTGCAGTACCGGGAGCACCAGTCTCGGACTTGGAAACGACACAGAAATCATCGGTCATACCGCATTGCCCCCAAATGTTGCAGCACACGTTGAGAGGGCACGGGTTCATCGTGCTGATGTTGGTCCCTAAGGGGGGCCGGACGGTGCCGTTCATGGTTGGTCCACAGATTGCGTTCTACCAAGCCGAAGCAGGTCAGTAtaggaagtggaagaagcAGTTTGACTTTGGTTGACTCACAGGGACAATAGCAGGCATCGGCGCAGCTCCGTCGCTGACGCACATGTTGAAATCGGGATAAAGCAACTTGCAGCCATTCCAACCCCATGTGTTCTTGTTAAAGTTCTCCAGTTGGGTCACACTGAGCATGTTGCTTGCAGCAATCTTGGCGCAGTTGTCGTCCTTCTTGGTCCGATAGACGGCACAATAGCCATCGGCACCCTTCTTGGGCCTAAGGTCGGGAAGGTTGCCCTGGCTGCAGCACACATGCTGACCTTCGGACAGTTTGGAGCAAAGCCCGGACTGAGGATTCGCCTTGGTGAAGTCATCGCCAGTAATTCCCTGTACATCGTATTGTCAGTCTCTCTTTTGTCCACGACGTGCGTAGGTCAAGCGGAAAGTAAGTTTAACTTACGCATTTGTTGGCCAATGAGCCACAGTCGTCGCCCAACACAACCTGGCGCGTCTTACACGTGCCGTCAGAGTTTCCGGGAGGGAGGGTActggggagggtgccggTGCTGCAGCAGATGCGCTCGCCCAGAACAAGTGAGTTGCAGAGGTTGGCGCGGTTGAAGTTCTGCAGTTGAGTCTGCGAGATGCCACATCTCTGGGCCACAGCCCAGCAACCCTCGCCGGCCTGGACGGTAGTGACCCTGCAATCAGCTCGGGGGCTGAGCCGGGCGAACCTGGCAGAAATATCTCCAGGCGCGGAATGGCGAGAGCTGGCGGtgctgttggagatggtgtcgTTCCTGGACAACTCCTCCAAGGGAACAGGAACGCGCAGAGTGACCGGCATCCAGTCCTGGCCCGCACCCACCTGTGAGACACATTTGCCATCAGCCCATGTCTTGACCACCTCCTGGACGAAATCGAGATTCTTGGCGCTGCTGGCGACGATGCCAATGCTGTAATCGGCACCACGATCTTTGGCACCACACAACTGCACCACGGTGGTTCCTGAGACCGACTCGTTCTGAACATGCTCGAGGAATTGCTGAAGGACATCTGATGTGACACCGTGCTGGTGCACTTCAGCGCCGGCAAAAACACCGATGACCGACGTCTGCGAGTAGCCAAAGGCCATGGCGTTGTTGGAGCATGACGGCTTCTGAGAGGCAAGATAGCTCTTGACCTGACGACCAGCTGATAGCAGATGGGTCGGCGAGAACTCGCCGTCTTTGCCGGGCCGGTgaatggagatggaggcatCCTCGAGCActttgttggcggtggtACAGAGCGATGCCTTGGTCGAGTCTGGCACGAAAGCAACCCTCATGGACGGAGAAGTGTCGTAGTCTGCTGTGCAGGCCCTGATGACGGTGGGCAtgtccttgacctcggccaTCTGGACAACCACATTGAGCAGCATGGTCTCCCTGCATGAGGCCAACTGATCCGCCTCCGGGAACAGGAACCAGGGGCCCTCCCCGGCTTTGCTGCAAGAAATGGGGCATGGCTTGAGGGCCTCAAGAGGCTGCGCCTGTACCGTAGAGAGCCATTTGTCGAGATCCTCGTCTGCTTCGGTGATGTCGACGAAAGAACTTGAGGATATAAAGGACTGGTCTGTGGCCACGAACCCGCCCGTTGCTCTCGCTGCCCCCGCTGCCCCCGCTGCCCCCAAGGCTACGAGGGCGTAGAGATATGCCTTCATGATAAACGACGAGATAACTGCGTGCAGCAGGTTCTCTCAGAGAGGGGATGTGATGGGAAAGAATGTGCCTTGCACCATCCAGGGTTGGATGACGATGCAAGACAGAATGACCTCGGGAGTAAGAGGTGAGTAAACAAAGAATGAGATACCAAATAGACAACAGACAGACTAGCTTGTAGATCATGGGTGAAGCAATataaaagggaaaaggagcATGATCTTTTTCAGCCTTGAGGGTACGTACCCAACTGAAAGCTGGCCACCGTCAGTTTACACTAGCACAGGCGATATAGACACCCCGGAATTTGTGTTCTTGAACATGATTGGTATATCGCAGCAACGGTTCCTAGTTAGACATGTACCTGTGTATCCATATGCGAGAATTTGAACGAGGAATTGGCCTCCGCACAAACATACCTTAGCTGGAATACTACAGTTCTTTTGCGCACATTTCCACCTTGCTCGTCGCATGATCAAAATGCAAGGGGTGACCCTGAGTGCCGTTGTGAaaaaccatcatcatggttGATCTATCGACATGAGCTAAGTAGGCACGCTAGTGTCAAAGTGTGGTTAGGTAGGCTGCAAGGTACCAGACAAGGTGATAGAATGCAACCGGTACATCGCGCCCTCAAATTTACAGTTGGCTCTTCAAGTTGGGGATTTGTTAAGTAGCTAGGCTGTGACTGTTGGATGTTAGTGGTGGCATAATGCAACGTCGGACGGGCTAGAAACACAAAGCTGGGGATAATGCCTTACCTAGCGTGGGTTTCTCAGGTACTAAAGGGAACCGAAAGAGCACAAGTCCATGAGGTGGATCTAAGTTGAAATCCATATTTTATCGGATGGTAGGTATGCCAATCTCTTTGAGTGGCTTTCTCTGTAACCCCATCGGCGTGGAGCTCGGTCCACACCACATGAAGGTGTCGCATCCGCGGCAGATGCACCTTCGTTCACGGGTTTGGGTCGTTTGGATCAAGTGCAGCTCAAATCTTTGAAAATCAACTGTCAAGTCCCAGGTCTGGTGGCAGTCTGGATCTTGATCCATTGGCGACGCAAACGTTGCGGATGGTGGACTAGTAACACACATCTAATCGGATTAGATGATCAACAAGAAAAAGTCATGAAGGACTTGCATATAGTCTGGACCCTGCATATTCACATCTGATGTCTTGATTCTGAAGACACCATCCTGATTGGTCTCTAGGTGGAGTGGACGAGGCTCAGTTTTCAACTATCActttttcttcatcttgTTGGTCGaagcctgctgctgtgccCCTGCCAAGCCATCCCATTCAATATTTCCATACGACTTACGGATAGACAAGGTATATGGTAAACGAGAAGATATGCGCTGCGCCACCTCAACACGTCGGTTTGTCGGCAGACTCGGTAGCCGTGCCGAAACAACCCAATTCTTTTTTGGCCTACACTACGACGCTAGCCTCGTCAGGCGTTGTGTCAGCATGCCACTGGGAATTTTACCACATAATGAAAATATCTTCTTAGCTGGCAGCATTTTCCCGGCGATCACACTGTTGACGGGAAGCTGAGGAAGTTCAGTACCCACAGTGTCCTCGTCCCGTCCACTGGGCATTGTCAACAGGGATCTAATCCGCCTTGAGACCAACCAACCGGGAAGGAAACGGTTCACAGAACAGTAGATAGGTCTGTCAAAGATTTCGTTCGGATCCGGCCGCTATGGTCGCATTGTCTCAAGTGATACACTGTTCTGTGCCTAATGTAACTTCAATCCCATGTCGCGGCTATACAGTTACTATGTTGGTTCGTTATGTATGGCTATGCATGGCTCTTGTTCCAATCGTCCTATTAAGATTGGGTATGGAGTCATGTATATCCACTTGTAGCTGCATTGAGGGCCTAGCCTCGGCGGACTATGAATGGCTTCAAGGCTCAGTCCTTGGAACAATGAGACTCTGCGTTGACATCCGGCCAGAAGAGAGCTTGTCCAGTCCTGCTGGTTTATATAATGAGCTGAAATCCTTCGGTATCTCGGACCTGAAGACTTGTCCACCAGGCTCTCTCTTCAATCCGAGTCCACCAGCCAACCGGGTCATCATCTCTACTCAGTCACCATGCTGTCTTCTGCATACGCTCTGGTTCTGGCCGCCGGCCTTGTCACGGCTGGGACTACTGGCAGACATGCACCTTTGTTGGAAGCACGCGATGGCCCATTGCCATCGCTGCCCTACGACCCCAAGACGTCGAGTTACTGCACCTGGTGGGCTGATGTCAGGTCGGCTACCACCTGCGACGCTATTGTCAGCGAGAACTTTATTTCCCTGGCTCAGTTTAAACAATGGGTAAGTCTTCTGAAGCAGCACTTTGGGCTGAGTTAGTCCCTTACTTGTTCGGAGACCTTTGCTGACTTGTTTGCTAGAATCCTTCCCTCTCTGCTACTTGCTCGGTAGAGGTCGGGAAGTCGTACTGTGTTGAGGCTTACGGCGAACCTGCGCCGGGTATCACTTCGACCAAAgcggcaaccaccaccactccgTCCTTATCTACCGTTGTTCCTCCAGTGACCACTACGACACCCGGAAacggcatcaccacacccactCCCACCCAGGCCAGCATCGTCAACAACTGTGACGCCTTCCACTTTGTCACGGCCGGTCAAACATGCGAGACGATTGCCTCTCTATACCGTATCTCCCAGGATCAGTTCAAGGCATGGAATCCCAATGTTGGCGCGTCATGCACCGGACTCTGGGCCAATGCCTATGCTTGCGTGTCTATCATCGGCCATGAACCGTCGCCCACCACACCCGGGAATGGCATCGCCACCCCCACGCCTACTCAAGCCTCCATCGTGAACAACTGTGACGAGTTCTACTTCGTCGCAGTTGGTGACACCTGTGAGATTATTGCGGCAAAACATGGTATCACCCAGGCTCAGTTCCTCAGCTGGAATCCGAGCGTGGGCTCAACCTGCACTGGACTCTGGGCCAATGCCTACGCCTGCGTCTCCATCATCGGCCACACCCCGACTAAGccgagcaccaccaccagcgtcgGCAACGGTATTGCCACCCCGACGCCTATTCAGCCGAATATGGTGAACAACTGTGACTCGTTCTACAAGGTCAAGTCTGGAGACACGTGcgccaccatcgccgcctccAAAGGCGTCACCGTGGCGCAACTGACCACTTGGAACCCCTACGTCAAGTCCGACTGCAGTCTCCTGTGGCTCGACTACTACGTTTGCATTTCCATTGTCGGACACACGCCCACGCCCGTCAACCCAGGCAATGGCATCCAGACACCCACCCCTTACCAGAGCGGTATGACCACCTCGTGCAAGACTTTCCACTTCGTCCAGTCTGGTCAGACCTGCCAGACCATCACTCAACGCTACGGCATTACCCAGGCCAACTTTGTCAAATGGAACCCGGCAGTCAAAAACGACTGCACTGGCATGTGGGCAAATGCCTATGTTTGCGTTGCTGTCCTCTGAATAAGGGGCGCAGTCAATAAATGTTAGGATTGTAGCTATGTATATCCACTGTTAAGAAAGCATCAGTGGCATGTAGATGATCGGATGGATGAACAGAACCTTGATCCCATATGATGCTGTGCTTTGGTTGCGCGTGATTCTGTGTTTCGCATGTACCGTGAATAGATCTCTTATGGAATGCCCTGTGAACCTGAAAATGAACATGTTCAAGTGATGTCAAGTTTGAAGTGGCACTTACAGCCGTGGTTCGCTCTCAAAAAGGGAGCGATGTCACGGCGGACGGCGACGCTTGATTAACCTGCCTAACTGAAGGTGGCTTGGCGGCGCAGACGCTTGGGCCACCGCGTCGTTTTACTGGCAAGGCATATCCGTATATAGTGGGTGGACGGCTTGCCCTTTCTCCAACACTGTTAGCACgaactccaccaccaaccaaccatccCTGGAACCACAATCCCAGATACCACGCTCTCGATTTGTGGTAGGACTCTACAGTCCACAGTTTACCTTTTTTCAACGGACTCTCCAAAATAAAGGGAGCCCTTTCTGTATCCACAAGCAACGCTCACAACCTACCATGTCCGAAATGGCCAGCCCAGTGTCGTTAACCACCCTCTCAACCGAACTCCGCCACAAAGTCCTAGCCTCTGTGATTTggacatcaacagcaacgctCTATAATCACCTCGACCTATTCTTCCAAGATCCTCGGGTCCGGCTCCGCGATGACTGGGACATATGGGtaccaaccacaccacctcaaccacccgCTCTGTCACTCCTCTTGACATGCCGGACCCTGCGCTATGACGTCCAGTATCTATTGAATTCATCCACTGCCCAATCCCACCCCTATGAGATTGACGTCGTCTTCATTGCCAAATGCGGACTTTTCCCAACCTGGGTGTGTTGTCCACTCCCTAGCCAGATCAACCTCGATACTCTCCAGGCGTCATTCCGCATAATGGACGTGGAGGATATCGACGACGAGGTACCAGCAGGAAGGCAGGGGGAGTTCTTAAGCCGTTACCGCGGTGTATCGTCTGACTTCGATGCAGACAACTacccaaatcctcctcccggcTCATGGAACTTCTATCGCCTGTTAGCGTCCTTCCTGGCCTTGGGGCCTCGGGGCCTGACCTCTCCTGCTTATCAAAGAGAAAATCGCGGCTGTCTTTCAAGAAGCAGATACTCACTCCAACATCTCATCATTAGCGTAACATCTAAGGAGGAAACTGAAATGGATGACGAAAGACGGGAGCGAGCAAGTGGACCAAGGCGGTTCTTACTTGACCACAATTCCGACCTGCCTTACGGAGGCTCGAGAGAAGATGAAGTTTTTCCAGGGCCGCCTGACAATTCTCCATACACATGGACAGGCCCCACCGAGTTGGAGACCGTTAGAGGGATGTATGGCCACGCGGGCCGTCTCACCCTCGGACACGCCGACCGCTATGGCTTGTACCTTGCCAACACCCTCTGGGCCCTGCTTGACTTCAAGTGGCTCTCACGAGGCTTCGGTCTTATGGTGTACGAAAGCATCCTTGACGACATTACCTTTTACGTCGACGGGAAGCCAAGACCTCACTTTGGCATGGACGACTTGCTTTCCCTGGAACCCCTAAAGCACCACAGCTTGACACCGGAGGCCGCAGCCGCCCTTCAAGTCTGGAAGGAGTGGGTAATGAAGTGGAGGAGTAAGCTACGGGAGCGTAGTATGTTGGATGAACCACGCCCGAGTTTTGCTTTTGTGAGATACTTGCCGGCATCGATGGCAGATCCTAATGAGTGCCCAGATTCAGACTCGGATTCTATGTCCGGCTCAGACGTATAGTTTACATCTCTCGTAGTAATGAAATGAACGGCCAAAAGGGCTGGTATTTAATTGTTTAAAGCCTATCACGATGTTTAAATACCTTCTACTATATTTCCGCTCGCTTTTCAGATGTCCTAAGGCCTATCCACTATCTTCAAGTCGtattaactatctttgaTGCTTGTTgactatctttaaaggcctacTGAGTATGTTTTAGGGCCCTTGCTTCGCTTGTTGTCACACGTCAACCACTCGCAGCCTGGAGCACAGCCAACAACACAGTTAACTGAAACCTCTGAGCCAGTCGTTGGGAAGTGAAATAAGCAACAGGCTAcaggcggcagcagcagagggaTGTGCTGGATTTGGCAGATACTTAAGGTCATCACAAGCACGGACCACAGTGAGAGAGATAAATACATGAGCAGAAGAGCAGAGCAGTGGGATGAAAAGATCCCTCATGAAGGATCTTGAGGCCACTGTAGATTATTAAAATGAATTGAAACTATGTTGTTTCAAGCCCTGAACaccagcccttgtcacaccGGTATCCTGCCGTACGCTCGTGTGCGCGGGGTCGCCATGTCGTCAGTATGATGAATGTGCCGGGCACCTGAACCTGTCTGCATCTTACTGTTGGCTTCCAAATGCCAAGTCGCCCGAGGCCAAGGTGGACAACGAGGGTAGCGAGCGTGACGACGCGGAGCCGGCCGATGCTGGCTGCCCCTGCAGACGCCCTACAGCCAAGACCGGATCGACTTCCAGCGCGTTGTTGGTGGACATTGCTATACCAATCTCAAAGCGGACCACCGCCCTACCTCTCCTCAGATTTTAGATGACAAGAGGAGAGCAGAATGGGATGTGTCCTGCCGTACCACCGCAAGGGGTGGAGGGCCGGGCACGCACACCCACACTGCCAGACGAGAGCACTGGCGAGCTCGAGCCGGGCGGATGCCGAGCCACGCCTTCAACCCCAAAGTCCATGCGGCGCCGCCTCTGGTCGTGGGGTTAGTCCGCAATCTGGCAGCTGCCGCCTCTCTCAGCATCGTGATCACCATGACGATAGCGATCAGGCGAGTGACCCAGTGCAACGTTATCCTCTCGTTCCGGACGACAAAGGAgagcaggatgaggatggttcTGTTATGCAGTTACAAACACAGGAGGATCGGGCAAATATACTGAGGTTGTCAGAGGATGAGAGCAACAACGACCGTGAGATGGCTCATACCGAGCTGGCTATGCAGCCGTCCGCCAGTAAGGAGCGGGTCAACCTTTAGCAAAACATCGGTcatcgtcgacgtcgacgacGTTGCGATAccgacggcgaggaggactGCTACCCTATTGTGGGGAGTGACGCCAAGCAGGGCAATGATGAGGATATCATCCGGCCGCCATGAGGGAAACGCCGCAAGGTAAACACTTTAGCCCCTATAACCCGCAGAAAAGCGCCCAAGCGGCAGATATGTCTGCGTCGCACCGACTTCCCATCGCTACAGgctcaaacaccaccaacccaagGCTTAATGCGCCGCCAAAGTCAGCGCAGCATTTCTAAGCCGCGATCTTCAGGGGGTCCGCTTCGGAAGAGAAGACAGTCGATGCCGCTTTCGCAAGCTTTGAGAAATGGCCACTGGAAGCGGTTCTCAAGCGGTCCTCAAGCACGTTTGGGTGGACGGGGTAGCGACTTTTCAGGTGGAGTTCTCGTGCAATCCTTGTACGAATCACGGACGAAATGACCGCGTACCAGAAGGCCCGCGGCGCAAGTCACTAGCAGAGAGGACTTCCTCGATAGGGCGCGCTCTGCCTTCAGGAGTTGTCTCCATAGCCGAAGAGATTCGAGGAGACGAGTATTTTCAGGTCGAGGCGATTCTGGACTcacgacgaagaggaaggcggatGGAGTACCTGGTCAAGTGGGAAGGGTATAGGCACGAGCATGATAGTTGGGAACCTGCTGCGCATTCCGAGAAATGTCCCGAGATGCTGCAGCAGTTCCGCCAGAGGGCGGGATTGTCCATGGCCCCTTCCATGTAAACTTCGGGTGGAATTTGAGTATCTCATACCTCAATTTGTTAGAATAGGGTAGATATTCATCTATCTGTACCTCATACCACATCTGAACTTGTTTCTCCCAGCTGGGTATAACTATCTTGCATTGCTGCAACTGCGTCATACCTGGAAGATGGATATTCCGTTGTTTGTCGTGGCCGATGACCGACGACGGCCAATTTTAGAGAAGTGGCAAGTGGTATCGATCAGAACCACGTTGGTGGCGTAAAGTAAATGGTATAAAGCAGATATGGCTCCCAGGCCCTCCACTTAAGCTGAGATGTTAAAATATATAACATTCTAACGATTACAGAAATCCATCACCCCGTAAAATCAAACCGAAAGAACGCCATTTGGCCAGAGGCATGTCCTAAGATAAGTGTTTGACCATGAACCGCCACACATGTTGCCCGATAGTCGGCGGGAAGCCAAAGAACGCTCTTCCCATTTTTTGTGACCCAATCGTCGCCGACGAAGAGAAAACTGCTGGCGAGTTTTTGGTCTCCAGAGCTGCTTGAAGCGTCGTAGTTTACGGTTATGCTTAGCAGCCCTCGGTCTGTCTCGAGACATTGACCATTCCTGGAGAACGCCACTACCGAGACCGAGTGGCTATGCCCCTCGAGCGTCTGCTGGTGCGCACCCCAGCGGTCTCTAATGCCAATGATCATTTCGATAAAGGACAGCCATTCCTTCCAATACCGATTTCTGATATCGTTTAAAGTCGGACTTGAACACGAGCGCGGAGCCATATATCTGTAACGGGGACCGCTCTATGATCGATCTGTGACTGAATACAAACTTCTCTGCGTCTTTCAACAGCTCAATCAGGCGAGGGTTAATGCCCGGTTGCGACTGATAGGATTTAGTAACCTGACAATAATACGGCACTATCAACATACTTGAGCGGCATGCAGAATCTTTCTTATCGAGAGCAGTCCACTAGAAAGTTGTCCTATGAGAGCCAAGCTCTCAAGCCAGCGGATCTGGATCAGGAGGCGTCATATTCTCCGGTTTGAagccgaggtcgaggtcgtACATGTTGCGTCTTAGCATTGAGGACATCGCATTAGTCGAGCGTCTGACAATCTCGTTCTGCCCTTGAGCGGGCCCAAGCCGACAAGGCTGCGGGAGCTGAATTGTGAGCGCCACAGCTGAGTTGGCAGCGGCTGAGACAAGCAGATGTAAACGAAAGCATAGAACTTTATTTATCTATCTATTTCTTTTCTCAACTTTTCTCGCTTTCACCACGGGCCTATCTCACCTCTGCCGACTCGAATACTATGTTGCATCCACTGCATCTGCTCGGCAACCTGAGGCGCCATGGGAAGAAATCAAGTCCGCGGTACACTCCCAGATATTTAGGATGGGTGGCCTTTATAATGTCAACCAAATGCGCTCAGGCCCGTAGTTTAACACCGTGGACCGTCTCTACATGGTTCTTGGAATGGTTCAAGTACTTGAACTCCAGTGCTTTCCCCCTCCACTGAGGGTAGTTGCACGACATCTGCTTCACGCCGCCTAGCTGTTGCCCGTGCTTCCTATCGAAATGGTCGTACATCACCGCCGGTCGACTGTACTTGAACCTCATTTCCCCGTGAGACAAGGTTTCATCTCCGATGCAGCGTGGGCATTGCTTCCTGTCCAGGAGGAGCGGAAAGGGGTCCGGCCCGAGAGACTCTTCCACCGCAATATTCGCCTGCGCCCTCCGCCGGATACGACTCCGCTTTACGGTCTCCCGTTTGTCGCACAGGACGACCATTAGTTCGGCCGCCTAGATACGGAGCTTAAGCAGCTCTTTAGAGCTTAAGTTATTTAACTAAGTATAAAGAATTTAGGTAAACTAGGTACGCTCAAGTATATATAGGTCGATAGCCGGCTTAACGTTAATTTGTTTTTTACGTATCGGTATTAATATCCTAAGTCGGGCGGTTATAAAAATAGTTTTCCCGGTAAGCTTACTAAATAATTTTTTTCGTTATACCTCTTTAACCACGATTAATTTATTTAATTCTCGAGTCCGGTCCTTCTTTTTAGAATCTTCAGTCAGGTATTAATCCCCCATAAACTTTACTTTTTCCGCTTTTGATATAATAACTTATGAATCGGATAGTATGAACTTTAAACCTAATTAAAGactatatttttatttacgtaggaattatatataatatttatatataaaaattTTTATAAGTAGTCTGTCTTCAGTTAATCTATTTAAAAATATGTTTTAAAGTAAAATTTAACTttcttattaatatatatactcTTAAAAGTAATTTATTTTAAGTtgtaatatattatttaatagCAGATACTATAAAAGgtactatttatatattattaaaataaaatcCGAATATTTTTCTCTTAGATGTCTTCCTGAATTTAATTGCTTGCTAGCTTTTATCTTGGATGCCGTAGCTCGTTCGCTCTTAGCTA
The sequence above is a segment of the Podospora pseudoanserina strain CBS 124.78 chromosome 5, whole genome shotgun sequence genome. Coding sequences within it:
- a CDS encoding hypothetical protein (EggNog:ENOG503PI7I) translates to MSEMASPVSLTTLSTELRHKVLASVIWTSTATLYNHLDLFFQDPRVRLRDDWDIWVPTTPPQPPALSLLLTCRTLRYDVQYLLNSSTAQSHPYEIDVVFIAKCGLFPTWVCCPLPSQINLDTLQASFRIMDVEDIDDEVPAGRQGEFLSRYRGVSSDFDADNYPNPPPGSWNFYRLLASFLALGPRGLTSPAYQRENRGCLSRSRYSLQHLIISVTSKEETEMDDERRERASGPRRFLLDHNSDLPYGGSREDEVFPGPPDNSPYTWTGPTELETVRGMYGHAGRLTLGHADRYGLYLANTLWALLDFKWLSRGFGLMVYESILDDITFYVDGKPRPHFGMDDLLSLEPLKHHSLTPEAAAALQVWKEWVMKWRSKLRERSMLDEPRPSFAFVRYLPASMADPNECPDSDSDSMSGSDV
- a CDS encoding hypothetical protein (CAZy:CBM50; COG:G; EggNog:ENOG503NZS3), with the translated sequence MLSSAYALVLAAGLVTAGTTGRHAPLLEARDGPLPSLPYDPKTSSYCTWWADVRSATTCDAIVSENFISLAQFKQWNPSLSATCSVEVGKSYCVEAYGEPAPGITSTKAATTTTPSLSTVVPPVTTTTPGNGITTPTPTQASIVNNCDAFHFVTAGQTCETIASLYRISQDQFKAWNPNVGASCTGLWANAYACVSIIGHEPSPTTPGNGIATPTPTQASIVNNCDEFYFVAVGDTCEIIAAKHGITQAQFLSWNPSVGSTCTGLWANAYACVSIIGHTPTKPSTTTSVGNGIATPTPIQPNMVNNCDSFYKVKSGDTCATIAASKGVTVAQLTTWNPYVKSDCSLLWLDYYVCISIVGHTPTPVNPGNGIQTPTPYQSGMTTSCKTFHFVQSGQTCQTITQRYGITQANFVKWNPAVKNDCTGMWANAYVCVAVL